GATAATAGTTTTCTATTATTGTTAGGATTATAAAAGGAATAAGTAGAGCTTTTATTAAAATATTTTTTTTCTCTAATAATAAATCTAGTGCTCTTTTGAATATCTCTTTATACATACAATATCCTTTTGAAAAGTAATTGAAATTATTATATGATAAAGAGTATTAAAATATAAAGAAGAGTTTTTACTCTCCTTTATAAAAATATTAAGATCTCGCTTCTTTTAATGTTTCAGCAATCATAAATGATAATTCTAATGCTTGGTCAGCATTTAATCTTGGGTCACATTGAGTATGATATCTACTTGCTAGACCTTCAGCTGTAATTGCTGAACTTGAACTTCCTGTACACTCTGTTACATTTTGTCCTGTCATTTCAAGGTGAATACCACCTGCATAAGTTCCCTCTGCTTTATGAATTTGGAAGAATTGTTTTACTTCTCCTAAAATAGCTTCAAAATCTCTTGTTTTATAACCATTGTCCGTCTTGATTGTATTTCCATGCATTGGGTCAGATGACCATAATACATTTTTACCTTCACTTTTTACTTTTCTAAGTAAATTAGGGAAATTGTCTGCTATTTTTTCATTACCCATTCTAACAATAAGGTTTAATCTTCCAGCTTCATTTTCTGGATTTAGAGCATCGATTAATTTAATTAGTTCATCCTCTTTCATAGAAGGACCAACTTTACAACCAATAGGGTTTTTAATACCTCTAAAGTATTCAATATGAGCCCCATCAAGTTCTCTTGTTCTATCCCCTATCCATAACATATGTGCTGAACAGTTATACCAATCATTTGTTAGAGAATCTCTTCTTGTTAGAGCCTCTTCATAGTTTAATAATAGAGCTTCATGAGAAGTATATAAAACTGTTTCTCTTAATTGAGCTGTATTTCCAGCAGTAATTCCACATGCTTGCATAAAATCTAAAGTTTCAGAGATTTTATTAGCTAATTGCTCATACATTTCACCTAATCTATTATCTTTTACGAAATCAAGGTTCCATGAATGCACTTTACTTAAATCAGCCATTCCACCTCTTGCAAAAGCTCTTAAAAGATTTAGTGTTGCTGCACTTTGATTGTAAGCTTTTAAAAGTTTTTTTGCTTTTGGTATTCTATCTTTTTCTGTAAAATCAATATTATTAACAATATCACCTCTATATGAAGGTAATGCTATTCCATTTATCTCTTCAAAATCTGCACTTCTTGGCTTTGCAAATTGACCTGCTACACGACCTACTTTAACAACTGGACAACCACCAGAGAAAGTTAAAACTACAGCCATTTGCATCATTACTTTAAATAAATCTTTTATATTGTTTGCATTAAACGAAGTAAATGACTCAGCACAATCTCCACCTTGTAAAAGAAAAGATTTTCCATTTACAACATCTGCTAATTGAGCTTTTAAATTTCTAGCCTCTTCCGCAAAAATTAAAGGGGGATAAGAAGCTAATTCAGTCTCAACTTTTTTTAATTTATCTAAATCATTGTAAGTTGGTTGCTGTTTGATTGGGAAATCTCTCCAGCTATTCGGATTCCAAGCTTTCATTATATAACCTTTATTAATATTAAAATTGGAAAAATTTTATCCAAAATGAACTTAAGTAGAGTGGAAAATAGTAGAGATTAAAGTAGTTAAAACTACTTTAATCTGCTTTTTTTGCAAGTTTGTTTAATAAATCAGCGAAAGAGTCTTTAAATGATTCTAAGCCATCATTTAATAATTGTGTATAAACTTCATTTACATTAATATCTTTTGATTCTAATGTTTTGAAATACTTATTGCAATCTTCTTCACTAATAATTTTAGAAGGAGTTTTTTTACCATTTTCTAACCAATCTTCAATAGTAGCTAAAGGTGCAGTATTTACAGAATTTGGATAGATTAAAGTATCAATATAATAACTTGCAGGTAACTCATCACCTTTTACACCTGTACTTGCAAATAGTGTTCTTATATTTTTATTTTTAAATTTTTCAACTTCATGGTAACATTTAGTTGCATTGATAATTCCAAGTTTAGCAGTTTCTAAACCTTTTGAAATCATTTTATTATCACACATTCTATCAAGTCTTGAAACAAAAACAGAGATTACTGCTTTAATATCTTTATTAGAAGCTTTAATACCCGCATCTAAAGCTTCTGCACATTTAATTGCTTGTTCAGGAGAAAAAATAAGAGTTGCATTTACATGAATACCAGCACTTGTAAGCTCTTTCATTGCTTCATATCCAGCTTGGGTTGCAGGAACTTTTATCATTACATTATCTGCGGCAATTAATGAATTTAATCTCATTCCCTCTTCAATAGTACCTTTTGCATCATCACAAAGTGTTGGGTCAACTTCAATAGAGATAAACCCATCATTATTATCAGTTAAATATAAATCATTTAAAAGCTCAGCAGCTCTTCTAATATCAGAAACTGCTAATTCCTCATAAATTGTTTTTGGTTCATTTGCTTTTAACATTTGAAGTTGTTGGTCATAAGCAGCTGAATTTGTAATTGAAGATTCAAAAATTGCTGGATTAGAAGTTGCTCCATGAATTACTTCATTTCTAATAATATCTTGAAATCTATTTTCTAAAAAATCTCTTTCTATAAAATCACACCATAAAGAGTAATTTATATCTTCTTTTAAACTCATATTTTCTCCTAAAAAAGATTCCCATTTTTTAGGGAACCATTAAATTTATTTCTTCTTTTTAGCCTAGGAAATAAATTCCTACTAAAAGAAGTAAAAACTAAAGAGCGTTAGAAAACGCTTTGTTACTTGTTATATATAATCTAATATTTTTGTTAAATCTTTCTCATCA
This sequence is a window from Halarcobacter bivalviorum. Protein-coding genes within it:
- a CDS encoding class II 3-deoxy-7-phosphoheptulonate synthase → MMKAWNPNSWRDFPIKQQPTYNDLDKLKKVETELASYPPLIFAEEARNLKAQLADVVNGKSFLLQGGDCAESFTSFNANNIKDLFKVMMQMAVVLTFSGGCPVVKVGRVAGQFAKPRSADFEEINGIALPSYRGDIVNNIDFTEKDRIPKAKKLLKAYNQSAATLNLLRAFARGGMADLSKVHSWNLDFVKDNRLGEMYEQLANKISETLDFMQACGITAGNTAQLRETVLYTSHEALLLNYEEALTRRDSLTNDWYNCSAHMLWIGDRTRELDGAHIEYFRGIKNPIGCKVGPSMKEDELIKLIDALNPENEAGRLNLIVRMGNEKIADNFPNLLRKVKSEGKNVLWSSDPMHGNTIKTDNGYKTRDFEAILGEVKQFFQIHKAEGTYAGGIHLEMTGQNVTECTGSSSSAITAEGLASRYHTQCDPRLNADQALELSFMIAETLKEARS
- a CDS encoding transaldolase; translation: MSLKEDINYSLWCDFIERDFLENRFQDIIRNEVIHGATSNPAIFESSITNSAAYDQQLQMLKANEPKTIYEELAVSDIRRAAELLNDLYLTDNNDGFISIEVDPTLCDDAKGTIEEGMRLNSLIAADNVMIKVPATQAGYEAMKELTSAGIHVNATLIFSPEQAIKCAEALDAGIKASNKDIKAVISVFVSRLDRMCDNKMISKGLETAKLGIINATKCYHEVEKFKNKNIRTLFASTGVKGDELPASYYIDTLIYPNSVNTAPLATIEDWLENGKKTPSKIISEEDCNKYFKTLESKDINVNEVYTQLLNDGLESFKDSFADLLNKLAKKAD